One window of the Shewanella maritima genome contains the following:
- a CDS encoding tail fiber domain-containing protein, whose product MNTLVKTSLAAALAVVANNAIADQVFNDDLIVTSSACIGQDCVNGESFGFDTIRLKENNLRIKFQDTSNSASFPSNDWQLTANDSSNGGLNKFSIDDIDGGKTPFTIEAGAQSHAIYVDDGGRVGLGTSTPVVELQVVDGDSPTLRLEQDGSSGFTAQTWDIAGNETNFFVRDVTNGSKLPFKIKPNAPTNSLFVDSNGDIGLGTQSPKADLHVLTDNTNSFLVGANETDYNLIVKNDGVTHLQSDYIDTDSTSCGGLDCGRFTAIATIEENNSATTGRTLLALKNNAPGWISMEDTTQNNKWILSNGGGSFSVVLLDQNTNTMSVPFKIANNGDVTVSGVVNESSSKLLKENISEVDYNDILSSIDKLAISSWSYIKDKGSVKHIGPMAQDFFNAFNLGASDKHLSSVDTSGVSLAAVKALYKISQEKDKKIEELESRLAKLEAAKR is encoded by the coding sequence ATGAACACTCTAGTAAAAACTTCACTTGCTGCTGCGCTTGCTGTTGTCGCCAACAATGCAATCGCAGATCAGGTTTTTAACGATGATCTAATCGTGACAAGCAGTGCTTGTATCGGCCAAGATTGTGTTAATGGCGAATCTTTTGGCTTCGACACTATTCGTTTGAAGGAAAACAACCTCAGAATTAAATTTCAAGATACCAGTAACAGCGCTAGCTTCCCGAGTAATGACTGGCAGCTAACAGCTAACGATTCTTCAAATGGTGGATTAAACAAGTTTTCAATCGATGACATTGATGGCGGCAAAACCCCTTTTACTATCGAAGCTGGTGCTCAAAGCCATGCTATATACGTTGATGACGGCGGCCGTGTAGGTCTAGGTACATCAACTCCGGTAGTGGAACTTCAAGTGGTAGACGGCGATAGTCCTACTTTGAGACTTGAACAAGATGGCAGCTCAGGTTTTACCGCACAAACCTGGGACATTGCCGGTAATGAGACCAACTTTTTTGTTCGCGATGTAACTAATGGTTCAAAACTACCATTTAAGATAAAACCCAATGCGCCAACAAACTCTTTATTTGTTGATTCTAATGGTGATATCGGTCTTGGAACACAATCACCTAAAGCAGACTTACACGTATTGACAGACAACACAAATAGCTTTTTAGTAGGTGCTAATGAAACCGACTACAATTTGATTGTGAAAAATGATGGAGTAACACACTTACAAAGTGATTATATTGATACTGACTCAACTTCATGTGGTGGATTAGACTGCGGAAGATTTACAGCAATTGCAACTATTGAAGAAAACAATTCAGCTACAACAGGAAGAACCCTCTTAGCATTAAAGAATAATGCTCCTGGATGGATTTCCATGGAAGATACTACCCAAAACAACAAATGGATTTTATCTAATGGAGGAGGTTCATTTAGTGTAGTACTACTTGACCAAAATACAAATACGATGTCAGTGCCTTTTAAAATTGCGAACAACGGTGACGTAACAGTATCTGGGGTCGTTAACGAAAGCTCTAGTAAGCTGTTAAAAGAGAACATCAGTGAGGTAGATTACAACGATATCCTATCAAGCATTGATAAACTAGCAATTAGTAGCTGGAGTTACATAAAGGATAAAGGAAGTGTTAAGCACATAGGTCCTATGGCTCAGGACTTCTTTAATGCCTTCAACTTAGGGGCTAGTGATAAGCACCTCTCGAGTGTAGACACCAGTGGTGTATCTTTGGCTGCTGTAAAAGCTCTATATAAGATAAGCCAAGAGAAAGATAAAAAAATTGAAGAGCTAGAATCTAGACTTGCCAAACTAGAAGCAGCTAAACGATAA
- a CDS encoding putative Ig domain-containing protein, whose translation MLFKYPLYFLTFIVNLLVVASAYAAGTDLVVSGSFSSTSVSSGNNSTLTYTLTNNSVDTNATAIQFDISLPSGLTISDPVGASISCLTGTHNLSAGANSASFSGFELNFGQTCEVSFSITAQSATPQSFNVATSGFQSSLGAATDISTSLAVTTDTVSASLSFVESQIPFQETANLELIFTNNSAGFAYGLTGSVTLPAGLTFEEDISQSNCGAYLTVTKTGDDTVNLSSFNLNNQIVAFVNGLNDQCIVSMPVTGNLPGDYEVATGDLSYTGTSVKIGQAATSLTVDSIGFVNAKFNPKLVQPGDTTSLDIEITNFDRSNQANSIVFVSDFDATLSGLIATGLPINDVCGAGSTITGSGSASLNAGSLDGGQKCSFSIPVTVPGNASNGTYNHVISSISSSLQAYPDTSSNLIVTNAPTVTMDIVETNIAAGEQITLRYTVTNIDSVNAATGISFDTFIGSPSVATITTLPGNNYCQSTGASSVISPSTDLFAASYSAMDLAAGQSCTFDLLVTLNADANAGQQMFYSESVSATINSNLVTGLDVSASAIFDINTAPTVSLSLNDTTLLPGDSANLIVKLDHSANNSLAADNIGLSIDLDSAFTGLVATGLPLADMCGSGSSLTGTSIVSLSSASLAAGESCEFSIPVQLPADQVGAVTVTSSNVSALLGAKTITSLASSTSFSVSGLAFTKSISPTSLRLDNASKTVDVTYLITNQAGAGDATAGFLVDNISSFISGAQVTSAALSGFCGAGSTTSGTSTLIATGIEVAEGGQCSFSVQVTIPGSTVAATYNSGLSNFTATVNSASQTVTSNAFSLSVEKLTVSLDIDVTSPTSESLVNLSIAFSSPVSGFNASDITLVNATKGAFTGADANYTLEVIPTLDGDVTIQLPAGMALDVADASISNEAASDLVFNYQSVAPAPTPSIAIGSPSALLTSSQNVSYSVQYTDVEQVNLLASDITLNTTGTANASIAIVNGDSSNPTVELSGFTGDGTLGVSIAEGTARYSVNLAPSAGPSSVFAVDTRKPNVAISATNNQSSSFTMSIVFDENVTGLELSDINVTNGSVSNLVALDAKNYQVTVEAAGEVQISLSIGSDSVVDQAGNGNTASILLQVDYDDVQPDVVIGGPSGVVLGAFTSTIAFSEAVTGFTLSDIAATNASLSNFTSINSASYSVLVTPLTQNQVSLDIASNVATDSFSNSNTAATTYSVIYDINDAPVISGTPATSVNEDSAYSFTPSASDDDVSDTLTFSIANKPSWAAFNTANGQLSGTPTNADVGTTAGIIISVSDGTVTTSLSAFSLTVTNTNDAPAISGSPATSVNEDSAYSFTPSASDDDVSDTLTFSIANKPSWAAFNTANGQLSGTPTNADVGTSAGIVISVNDGTVTTSLSAFSLTVTNTNDAPVISGTPATSVNEDSAYSFTPSASDDDVSDTLTFSIANKPSWAAFNTANGQLSGTPTNADVGTTAGIIISVSDGTVTTSLSAFSLTVTNTNDAPAISGSPATSVNEDSAYSFTPSASDDDVSDTLTFSIANKPSWAAFNTANGQLSGTPTNADVGTSAGIVISVNDGTVTTSLSAFSLTVTNTNDAPVISGTPATSVNEDSAYSFTPSASDDDVSDTLTFSIANKPNWAAFNTANGQLSGTPTNADVGTSAGIVISVNDGTVTTSLSAFSLTVTNTNDAPVISGSPATSVNEDSAYSFTPSASDDDVSDTLTFSIANKPSWAAFNTANGQLSGTPTNADVGTTAGIIISVSDGTVTTSLSAFSLTVTNTNDAPAISGSPATSVNEDSAYSFTPSASDDDVSDTLTFSIANKPSWATFNTANGQLSGTPTNADVGTTAGIIISVSDGTVTTSLSAFSLTVTNTNDAPVISGTPATSVNEDSAYSFTPSASDDDVSDTLTFSIANKPSWATFNTVNGQLSGTPTNADVGTTAGIVISVNDGTVTSSLSAFSLTVTNTNDAPVISGSPATSVNEDSAYSFTPSASDDDVSDTLTFSIANKPSWATFNTANGQLSGTPTNADVGTSAGIVISVNDGTVTTSLSAFSLTVTNTNDAPVISGSPATSVNEDSAYSFTPSASDDDVSDTLTFSIANKPSWATFNTANGQLSGTPTNADVGTTAGIIISVSDGTVTTSLSAFSLTVTNTNDAPVISGTPATSVNEDSAYSFTPSASDDDVSDTLTFSIANKPSWATFNTANGQLSGTPTNADVGTTAGIIISVSDSTVTTSLSAFSLTVTNTNDAPVISGTPATSVNEDSAYSFTPSASDDDVSDTLTFSIANKPSWATFNTVNGQLSGTPTNADVGVTEGIVISVSDGTESSSLNAFDLTVANTNDAPVISGTPSLSVDQGDYYRFEPVVTDEDVDDELQFSIQGKPSWANFDTVSGVISGTPENQDVGIYNDILLSVNDGTIQVDMASFSIEVINVNDVPEFVSEPVLTAQALVNYVYQIEINDIDADAQLSLMLLSGPEWLSINGSNQLVGTPPLDSGEQTFGIQVGLTDGLIEDYVVQEFTLEVERPVNTDVSVTSFFARSPATLGDSVNHIVTIANVGFAHADNLTWSIEFDSALSLDSLPDNCEQSSANILSCSLEQLMIDDSKSYTYAFEVIDVTAGFSDASLSLSGENLNEASVEAKSSLLLAESLLTEFGDILLEANVSQGVVVDMNNDGYDDLVVYLAELNTMQVLLNNTAGELIPSADIVITTPFISVAFDDINGDGSIDVVTAGGSNGNSAYLLDDNYMVDSTIALDDIQAGLVAITDLNLDGDKEVLFAGYSPLGLGIYQGFSADDVTYTFVDVFAINDQAQLSSLATEQQPDTQLQVDVLMHVVKSQDLEQVIISAQGSGSKLVSHDGKELVVVAVDSLSTSVENLMLIDLDANQMLDAVVVDDSGWSIIYDVLSNNSESNAISLPLAKDVIASDFDNDGVHELVLQTDTSVSIWELDSGIVSPTGMVIKASSVSSVDLMDLNNDGYQDLLVFDQQEGLKIWYWSASESLGRQDVDLGLLSSGISYSRISEATPLSWQLTNYSASSASEVQVDIQLSRGARIEQLPTQCVKQSNSRAVCSYGVIQASEVVDIALVVVMDDFIDYQLVAAVSSKEFDVNASNNSFTVKTSIVRDDNASSLSGVLLLMLMLCWYQRRRYYC comes from the coding sequence ATGTTATTCAAGTATCCTCTTTATTTCCTTACTTTTATTGTTAACTTGTTAGTCGTTGCTTCGGCATATGCTGCAGGTACAGATTTGGTTGTTTCCGGAAGCTTTAGCAGCACCAGTGTTAGCTCTGGTAACAACTCGACGTTAACCTATACCTTGACCAATAACTCTGTAGATACCAATGCGACTGCTATTCAATTTGATATAAGTTTGCCAAGCGGCTTGACAATCTCTGATCCAGTAGGCGCTAGTATTAGCTGCTTAACGGGAACTCATAACCTATCTGCAGGTGCAAATTCTGCAAGTTTTTCCGGATTCGAGCTAAATTTTGGGCAAACCTGCGAAGTGTCATTTTCTATTACCGCCCAGTCAGCCACACCGCAATCATTTAACGTTGCGACAAGTGGATTCCAATCTAGTCTAGGGGCTGCCACAGATATCTCGACAAGCCTTGCGGTAACTACTGACACGGTTTCAGCCAGTTTGAGTTTTGTTGAGAGCCAAATACCCTTTCAGGAGACGGCAAACCTAGAGCTTATCTTTACCAACAATAGCGCGGGTTTTGCCTATGGTTTAACAGGCTCTGTAACACTTCCTGCTGGATTAACGTTCGAAGAAGATATTAGCCAAAGTAATTGTGGGGCGTACTTAACTGTTACCAAAACAGGTGATGACACAGTTAATCTAAGCTCGTTCAATCTAAATAACCAAATAGTAGCGTTTGTAAATGGCTTGAATGATCAGTGTATTGTTTCAATGCCCGTGACTGGCAACTTGCCAGGCGATTATGAAGTTGCCACAGGAGATTTATCTTATACCGGAACTTCGGTGAAAATTGGTCAGGCTGCTACGTCGCTAACGGTGGATAGCATTGGTTTTGTTAATGCTAAATTTAACCCTAAGTTAGTTCAGCCTGGTGATACAACGTCACTAGATATTGAGATTACTAACTTTGATCGCTCAAACCAAGCAAATAGCATTGTATTTGTATCTGATTTTGATGCCACTTTGTCAGGGCTTATCGCTACAGGACTTCCAATAAATGATGTGTGTGGTGCTGGTTCTACCATCACAGGAAGTGGCAGCGCCAGTTTAAATGCTGGTTCGTTAGACGGAGGACAAAAGTGTAGTTTCTCTATTCCCGTTACCGTTCCTGGTAATGCTAGCAATGGCACATATAATCATGTTATTTCTTCGATTAGCTCTTCATTGCAAGCGTATCCTGACACCTCAAGTAATCTAATTGTTACCAATGCTCCCACTGTGACAATGGATATCGTCGAAACAAACATTGCCGCTGGTGAACAAATTACGTTGCGTTATACCGTTACTAACATTGATTCAGTAAACGCGGCAACCGGAATAAGTTTTGATACATTTATTGGCTCGCCTTCCGTTGCTACTATTACCACACTGCCCGGAAATAACTATTGTCAAAGTACAGGAGCGAGCAGTGTAATTTCTCCTTCTACGGATTTGTTTGCTGCTAGCTACTCTGCGATGGATTTAGCGGCGGGGCAGTCATGTACTTTTGACTTATTAGTGACCCTTAATGCAGATGCAAACGCCGGGCAGCAGATGTTTTATAGCGAGTCAGTGTCTGCAACAATCAATAGTAATTTGGTTACGGGATTAGACGTATCTGCATCTGCAATTTTTGATATCAACACTGCGCCAACTGTGTCGTTATCATTGAATGATACTACTTTGTTGCCGGGAGACAGTGCTAATTTAATTGTTAAGTTGGATCACAGTGCTAACAATAGCTTAGCGGCAGATAATATTGGCTTGTCGATTGATCTTGATTCAGCTTTTACAGGATTGGTTGCGACAGGTTTACCTCTTGCTGATATGTGTGGCAGTGGTTCGAGTTTAACTGGAACAAGCATAGTCAGTTTAAGCTCCGCTTCACTAGCCGCGGGAGAGTCTTGTGAGTTTAGCATTCCTGTTCAGTTGCCAGCAGATCAAGTAGGGGCTGTTACTGTAACTAGCTCAAATGTGTCTGCGCTGCTTGGCGCAAAAACAATAACCTCTCTTGCATCAAGTACTAGCTTTTCTGTTTCAGGGTTAGCGTTTACTAAATCAATTTCTCCAACTAGTCTGCGACTCGATAACGCGAGTAAAACAGTAGATGTTACCTACCTGATCACTAATCAAGCTGGAGCTGGTGATGCAACAGCGGGCTTTTTAGTCGACAACATTAGTTCGTTCATCTCAGGAGCTCAAGTTACCAGCGCTGCTTTAAGTGGTTTTTGTGGAGCAGGCAGTACGACTAGTGGTACATCAACATTAATAGCCACAGGAATAGAGGTTGCTGAAGGCGGTCAGTGCTCATTCTCGGTTCAAGTGACAATTCCTGGTAGCACAGTGGCTGCGACATACAATAGTGGCTTGTCTAATTTTACCGCGACGGTAAATTCTGCAAGTCAAACAGTTACGTCGAATGCTTTTTCTTTGTCGGTAGAAAAGTTAACTGTGTCTTTAGATATCGATGTTACTAGCCCAACATCTGAGAGTTTAGTGAATCTATCAATAGCATTCTCATCACCTGTATCAGGATTTAATGCTAGTGATATTACTTTGGTTAATGCAACGAAAGGGGCATTTACGGGAGCTGATGCAAATTACACTTTAGAAGTCATCCCTACGTTAGATGGCGACGTGACCATTCAATTACCTGCTGGCATGGCGCTTGATGTTGCTGATGCAAGTATTTCAAACGAAGCAGCTTCAGATTTAGTATTTAACTATCAGTCGGTTGCTCCAGCTCCAACGCCAAGTATTGCTATAGGTTCACCTTCTGCTTTGCTCACGAGCTCGCAAAACGTAAGCTATTCAGTTCAATATACCGATGTCGAGCAGGTTAATCTGCTAGCATCTGATATTACTTTAAACACCACTGGTACGGCTAACGCTTCAATTGCAATTGTCAATGGTGACTCTAGCAATCCTACCGTCGAGTTAAGTGGTTTCACTGGTGATGGTACATTAGGAGTGAGTATCGCTGAAGGAACTGCACGTTATAGCGTTAATTTGGCACCGTCAGCTGGGCCGTCTAGCGTATTTGCAGTAGATACTCGAAAGCCGAATGTCGCGATAAGTGCAACAAATAATCAATCAAGTTCTTTTACGATGTCAATCGTGTTTGACGAGAATGTCACAGGATTAGAGCTTAGTGATATCAATGTGACGAATGGTTCGGTTTCGAATCTAGTCGCGTTAGATGCCAAGAATTATCAAGTTACCGTAGAGGCCGCGGGTGAAGTACAGATCTCTCTATCAATTGGTAGCGATTCGGTTGTAGATCAGGCTGGCAACGGCAACACCGCTTCGATATTGTTGCAAGTGGATTATGATGATGTTCAACCTGATGTCGTAATCGGGGGGCCATCTGGTGTAGTGTTGGGCGCCTTTACAAGCACAATTGCATTCAGTGAAGCTGTTACAGGGTTTACTCTATCTGATATCGCTGCAACTAATGCTAGCTTATCAAACTTTACTTCAATCAATTCTGCTTCCTATTCAGTGCTGGTAACGCCGTTGACTCAAAATCAGGTGTCATTGGATATTGCAAGTAATGTCGCGACAGATTCGTTTTCGAATAGCAATACAGCAGCCACCACCTATAGCGTTATATATGATATTAATGATGCACCAGTGATTTCAGGTACGCCTGCTACTTCAGTCAATGAAGACAGCGCTTATAGCTTTACCCCAAGTGCCAGCGATGACGATGTGAGTGACACGTTAACCTTTAGCATTGCTAACAAGCCAAGTTGGGCTGCGTTCAATACTGCTAATGGTCAATTGTCGGGTACACCAACCAACGCGGACGTGGGTACCACCGCCGGTATTATCATTTCTGTATCAGACGGCACAGTCACAACAAGTTTAAGCGCCTTTAGCTTAACGGTGACGAACACCAATGATGCACCAGCGATTTCAGGTTCGCCTGCAACATCAGTCAATGAAGACAGCGCTTATAGCTTTACCCCAAGTGCCAGCGATGACGATGTGAGTGACACGTTAACCTTTAGCATTGCTAACAAGCCAAGTTGGGCTGCGTTCAATACTGCTAATGGTCAATTGTCGGGTACACCAACCAACGCGGACGTGGGTACCTCTGCCGGTATCGTGATTTCGGTGAACGATGGCACAGTCACAACAAGTTTAAGCGCCTTTAGCTTAACGGTGACTAACACCAATGATGCGCCAGTGATTTCAGGTACGCCTGCAACATCAGTCAATGAAGACAGTGCGTATAGCTTTACCCCAAGTGCCAGCGATGACGATGTGAGTGACACGTTAACCTTTAGCATTGCTAACAAGCCAAGTTGGGCTGCGTTCAATACTGCTAATGGTCAATTGTCGGGTACACCAACCAACGCGGACGTGGGTACCACCGCCGGTATTATCATTTCTGTATCAGACGGCACAGTCACAACAAGTTTAAGCGCCTTTAGCTTAACGGTGACGAACACCAATGATGCACCAGCGATTTCAGGTTCGCCTGCAACATCAGTCAATGAAGACAGCGCTTATAGCTTTACCCCAAGTGCCAGCGATGACGATGTGAGTGACACGTTAACCTTTAGCATTGCTAACAAGCCAAGTTGGGCTGCGTTCAATACTGCTAATGGTCAATTGTCGGGTACACCAACCAACGCGGACGTGGGTACCTCTGCCGGTATCGTGATTTCGGTGAACGATGGCACAGTCACAACAAGTTTAAGCGCCTTTAGCTTAACGGTGACTAACACCAATGATGCGCCAGTGATTTCAGGTACGCCTGCAACATCAGTCAATGAAGACAGTGCGTATAGCTTTACCCCAAGTGCCAGCGATGACGATGTGAGTGACACGTTAACCTTTAGCATTGCTAACAAGCCAAATTGGGCTGCGTTCAATACTGCTAATGGTCAATTGTCGGGTACACCAACTAATGCGGATGTGGGTACCTCTGCCGGTATCGTGATTTCGGTGAACGATGGCACAGTCACAACAAGTTTAAGCGCCTTTAGCTTAACGGTGACTAACACCAATGATGCGCCAGTGATTTCAGGTTCGCCTGCCACTTCAGTTAATGAAGACAGTGCGTATAGCTTTACCCCAAGTGCCAGCGATGACGATGTGAGTGACACGTTAACCTTTAGCATTGCTAACAAGCCAAGTTGGGCTGCGTTCAATACTGCTAATGGTCAATTGTCGGGTACACCAACCAACGCGGACGTGGGTACCACCGCCGGTATTATCATTTCTGTATCAGACGGCACAGTCACAACAAGTTTAAGCGCCTTTAGCTTAACGGTGACGAACACCAATGATGCACCAGCGATTTCAGGTTCGCCTGCAACATCAGTCAATGAAGACAGCGCTTATAGCTTTACCCCAAGTGCCAGCGATGACGATGTGAGTGACACGTTAACCTTTAGCATTGCTAACAAGCCAAGTTGGGCTACGTTCAATACTGCTAATGGTCAGCTATCAGGTACACCAACCAACGCGGACGTGGGTACCACCGCCGGTATTATCATTTCTGTATCAGACGGCACAGTCACAACAAGTTTAAGCGCCTTTAGCTTAACGGTGACGAACACCAATGATGCGCCAGTGATTTCAGGTACGCCTGCAACATCAGTCAATGAAGATAGCGCGTATAGCTTTACCCCAAGTGCCAGCGATGACGATGTGAGTGACACCTTAACCTTTAGCATTGCTAACAAGCCAAGTTGGGCTACGTTCAATACTGTGAATGGTCAGCTATCAGGCACGCCAACTAATGCGGACGTGGGTACCACTGCAGGTATCGTGATTTCGGTGAATGATGGCACAGTCACCTCAAGTCTAAGCGCCTTTAGCTTAACGGTGACTAACACCAATGATGCGCCAGTGATTTCAGGTTCGCCTGCAACATCAGTCAATGAAGACAGTGCGTATAGCTTTACCCCAAGTGCCAGCGATGACGATGTGAGTGACACGTTAACCTTTAGCATTGCTAACAAGCCAAGTTGGGCTACGTTCAATACTGCTAATGGTCAGCTATCAGGTACACCAACTAATGCGGATGTGGGTACCTCTGCCGGTATCGTGATTTCGGTGAACGATGGCACAGTCACAACAAGTTTAAGCGCCTTTAGCTTAACGGTGACTAACACCAATGATGCGCCAGTGATTTCAGGTTCGCCTGCCACTTCAGTTAATGAAGACAGTGCGTATAGCTTTACCCCAAGTGCCAGCGATGACGATGTGAGTGACACGTTAACCTTTAGCATTGCTAACAAGCCAAGTTGGGCTACGTTCAATACTGCTAATGGTCAGCTATCAGGTACACCAACCAACGCGGACGTGGGTACCACCGCCGGTATTATCATTTCTGTATCAGACGGCACAGTCACAACAAGTTTAAGCGCCTTTAGCTTAACGGTGACGAACACCAATGATGCGCCAGTGATTTCAGGTACGCCTGCAACATCAGTCAATGAAGATAGCGCGTATAGCTTTACCCCAAGTGCCAGCGATGACGATGTGAGCGACACGTTAACCTTTAGCATTGCTAACAAGCCAAGTTGGGCTACGTTCAATACTGCTAATGGTCAGCTATCAGGTACACCAACTAATGCGGATGTGGGTACCACTGCCGGTATTATCATTTCTGTATCAGACAGCACAGTCACAACAAGTTTAAGCGCCTTTAGCTTAACGGTGACTAACACCAATGACGCACCAGTGATTTCAGGTACGCCTGCAACATCAGTCAATGAAGACAGCGCTTATAGCTTTACCCCAAGTGCCAGCGATGACGATGTGAGTGACACCTTAACCTTTAGCATTGCTAACAAGCCAAGTTGGGCTACGTTCAATACTGTGAATGGTCAGCTATCAGGCACGCCAACTAATGCGGATGTGGGGGTTACTGAAGGGATTGTTATTTCAGTGTCAGATGGTACCGAATCATCAAGTTTGAACGCGTTTGATCTGACAGTAGCCAACACTAATGACGCACCGGTGATCTCTGGAACACCTAGTTTGAGTGTTGATCAAGGAGATTATTATCGCTTTGAGCCTGTCGTTACCGATGAAGACGTTGATGACGAGTTGCAGTTTAGTATTCAGGGGAAACCTAGCTGGGCCAACTTTGATACGGTATCTGGTGTCATCTCTGGTACGCCAGAAAACCAAGATGTTGGTATTTATAACGACATCTTACTCTCAGTAAATGACGGAACCATTCAAGTTGACATGGCAAGTTTCAGTATTGAAGTTATTAATGTTAATGATGTTCCTGAGTTTGTCTCTGAGCCCGTGCTAACCGCGCAAGCTTTAGTGAATTACGTTTATCAGATTGAGATTAACGATATTGATGCCGATGCTCAGCTTTCATTAATGTTATTGAGTGGCCCTGAGTGGCTATCAATCAATGGGTCGAACCAATTGGTGGGTACACCACCGTTAGATAGTGGCGAGCAAACCTTTGGTATTCAAGTTGGACTGACTGATGGCTTAATCGAAGATTATGTCGTTCAGGAGTTTACGCTAGAAGTTGAGCGCCCGGTGAATACTGATGTTTCAGTAACAAGCTTTTTTGCACGTTCACCTGCGACATTAGGTGATAGTGTGAATCATATTGTCACTATTGCTAATGTGGGTTTTGCGCACGCTGACAACCTAACTTGGAGCATCGAGTTTGATAGTGCGCTTAGCTTGGATTCATTGCCAGATAATTGTGAGCAATCTTCTGCAAACATCCTGAGTTGTAGTCTGGAGCAGTTAATGATTGATGATTCAAAATCATATACTTATGCATTTGAAGTTATCGATGTAACAGCTGGCTTCTCTGATGCAAGTCTCTCTTTAAGTGGTGAGAATTTAAATGAGGCATCAGTGGAGGCTAAGAGTTCATTGCTCCTTGCAGAATCTTTGCTCACGGAGTTTGGTGATATTCTACTAGAAGCAAATGTATCTCAAGGTGTAGTGGTCGATATGAATAATGACGGCTATGACGACCTAGTGGTTTATCTCGCAGAGCTGAATACGATGCAAGTGCTACTCAACAATACTGCTGGTGAGTTAATTCCTAGTGCAGATATTGTTATTACGACGCCGTTTATCAGCGTTGCATTTGATGACATCAATGGTGATGGCTCAATTGATGTCGTCACTGCAGGTGGTAGTAACGGTAATTCGGCATACCTGTTAGATGATAACTATATGGTTGATAGCACAATTGCTCTTGATGACATTCAAGCTGGATTAGTCGCAATTACCGATCTAAACCTTGATGGTGACAAAGAAGTGTTGTTTGCGGGTTACTCTCCGCTTGGTTTAGGTATCTATCAAGGCTTCAGTGCTGATGATGTTACTTACACATTTGTTGACGTATTTGCTATCAATGATCAAGCTCAGTTGAGTTCACTTGCTACTGAACAACAACCTGATACCCAGTTGCAAGTTGACGTGCTAATGCACGTTGTCAAATCTCAAGACCTTGAGCAAGTTATTATTAGTGCACAAGGTAGCGGCAGTAAGCTAGTTTCGCATGACGGCAAAGAGTTAGTTGTTGTAGCGGTAGATAGTCTATCAACGTCTGTTGAAAACTTAATGCTAATTGATCTCGATGCAAACCAAATGCTTGATGCTGTAGTGGTAGACGACTCAGGGTGGAGCATCATCTATGACGTGCTGTCTAATAACTCAGAGTCAAATGCCATTTCTCTGCCGCTTGCTAAAGATGTTATCGCAAGTGACTTTGATAATGATGGCGTGCATGAACTCGTGCTGCAAACTGATACATCAGTCAGTATTTGGGAGCTCGATTCTGGAATTGTGTCTCCGACTGGCATGGTGATTAAAGCCAGTTCAGTTAGCAGTGTTGACCTTATGGATTTGAATAATGATGGCTATCAGGACTTGCTGGTATTTGATCAACAAGAAGGCTTAAAAATTTGGTATTGGAGCGCGTCTGAGTCATTAGGCCGACAGGATGTTGACCTCGGGCTTTTATCGTCTGGTATTAGTTACTCACGTATTTCTGAAGCAACACCTTTGAGTTGGCAGTTAACTAATTACAGCGCATCTAGCGCAAGTGAAGTGCAAGTTGACATTCAACTGTCACGCGGAGCGCGTATTGAACAGCTTCCTACACAATGTGTTAAACAGTCTAATTCGCGCGCAGTATGTTCTTATGGCGTGATTCAGGCGTCTGAAGTGGTTGATATTGCATTAGTTGTAGTAATGGATGACTTTATTGATTACCAATTGGTGGCCGCAGTATCGAGTAAAGAGTTTGACGTTAATGCATCTAATAACAGTTTCACGGTTAAAACCTCGATTGTGAGAGATGATAATGCTAGTTCACTGTCAGGTGTACTTCTACTAATGCTTATGCTGTGTTGGTATCAGCGAAGACGATATTACTGTTAA